From a single Leishmania braziliensis MHOM/BR/75/M2904 complete genome, chromosome 28 genomic region:
- a CDS encoding putative oligomeric golgi complex component 8: MAAASAEEARVRQSIVNCAVDHYELLINAQAANVVAASLSRSAEDTANGLTTSLQALHSWSQLLQCAGQSWRQEKAQLHSAVMSHQKIVALMESPALVEECVRHTMFHEALLIFEHVLMLCQHMSDVRVFQRLQREVVDTMEQAVDTYVLPMLSGALTVDTAYKAISLLRRLGGTPASLRALFLRSRAAYICQLLQGAESSVVPYSLILKYVTVYKVHVNEVTLQYKACFPPNTEAQQRETTEELSLWCQEQAHVFMHLMAAALQHLHNGSELALVVQQCGSCASASARMHTDVLGLLGSILVQKVHRLFADGMRQARTTYRTAMQTSSWRVSVYCHNNTTLKSSTVINAPPTIGDTPAVQLAQWLPLAYALNGILSSFNAVHKCLLPGVEALCGEEVRQLVCEVAQDMLSDAPLLDTMYDAERVVFVTFVKAFQRLWYPYVLHLVDRILGPAHREDLEDHTQALMHGIGELLFVVEPPSTVPVAESASHTTLEPANSHPSTTLAAPISGLTAVPAAVPSMPPATSTAALP, from the coding sequence ATGGCAGCTGCctctgccgaggaggcccgGGTGCGGCAGTCCATTGTGAATTGCGCAGTCGATCATTACGAGCTGCTAATCAATGCGCAGGCCGCGAACGTGGTGGCTGCCTCGCTTTCCAGAAGTGCTGAAGACACCGCTAACGGACTGACAACATCCTTGCAAGCACTGCACTCCTGGTCGCAGCTTCTCCAGTGTGCTGGGCAGTCGTGGAGGCAAGAGAAGGCACAGCTGCATAGCGCTGTCATGAGTCACCAGAAGATCGTGGCTCTTATGGAGTCACCCGCCTTAGTGGAGGAGTGCGTGCGGCATACAATGTTCCACGAAGCGCTCCTCATATTCGAGCATGTCCTGATGCTGTGTCAGCACATGAGCGATGTGCGCGTTTTCCAGAGACTTcagagggaggtggtggacaCGATGGAACAAGCGGTGGACACGTATGTGCTGCCGATGCTGTCGGGTGCTCTCACGGTGGACACGGCGTACAAGGCTATCTCCCTCCTTCGTCGTCTTGGTGGCACcccggcgtcgctgcgtgcACTCTTCTTGCGCAGCCGCGCAGCCTATATTTGTCAGCTACTGCAGGGGGCCGAATCCAGCGTGGTGCCCTACTCTCTTATCCTAAAGTACGTCACGGTGTACAAGGTGCACGTGAACGAGGTGACGCTTCAGTACAAGGCGTGCTTCCCACCCAACACCGAAGCCCAGCAGAGGGAGACGACGGAGGAGCTGAGCCTGTGGTGTCAGGAGCAGGCGCACGTGTTCATGCACCTcatggcggcggcactcCAGCACCTGCACAACGGCTCTGAACTGGCGCtcgtggtgcagcagtgcggcagctgcgcgagtgcAAGTGCGCGGATGCACACGGACGTACTGGGGCTCCTGGGCAGCATACTTGTCCAAAAAGTGCACAGACTCTTCGCTGACGGGATGCGGCAGGCCCGGACCACCTATCGCACCGCCATGCAGACCTCCTCGTGGCGGGTTTCCGTGTACTGCCACAACAACACGACGCTGAAGTCCTCGACGGTGATCAATGCCCCTCCGACTATTGGCGACACACCAGCCGTGCAGCTGGCTCAGTGGCTGCCGCTCGCCTACGCCCTCAACGGGATACTCTCCTCCTTCAACGCCGTTCACAAGTGTTTGCTGCCAGGGGTAGAggctctgtgtggggaagaggtgcggcagctggtGTGCGAGGTAGCGCAGGACATGTTGAGTGACGCGCCTCTACTCGACACAATGTACGATGCGGAGCGGGTCGTGTTCGTGACCTTTGTGAAGGCGTTTCAGCGGCTATGGTACCCCTATGTGCTGCACCTAGTCGACCGCATTCTCGGACCTGCGCACCGCGAGGACTTGGAGGATCATACGCAGGCTCTGATGCATGGCATTGGGGAACTTCTGTTTGTGGTAGAGCCGCCGTCGACGGTGCCGGTTGCAGAAAGCGCGAGTCACACGACCCTGGAACCTGCGAACTCGCATCCATCGACGACACTCGCTGCACCAATATCGGGTCTCACCGCCGTTCCCGCTGCAGTACCTTCGATGCCGCCAGCGACAagcaccgctgcactgccCTAG
- a CDS encoding putative glutamate dehydrogenase: protein MSSFNLQYTSVNDFIEKCVLSRDPHQPEFTQAVREVMTSLWPFLQKNPKYAKDGLLERLVEPERLIQFRVPWVDDKGVTHVNRAFRVQFNSAIGPYKGGMRFHPSVNLSILKFLAFEQTFKNSLTTLPMGGGKGGSDFDPKGKSDQEVMRFCQSLVTELYRHIGADTDVPAGDIGVGSREVGYMNGMYWKLRNTNECTFTGKGLSYQGSEIRPEATGYGLVYFAQAMLERVNDSLNGKTVLVSGSGNVAQYTIMKCIELNARVVTASDSKGYIHDPCGFDKEKLVKLMRVKNECRGTLEEYAKEVGVSYVPGKRPWCVKADIALPCATQNEIEAADAKTMVANGVKLVAEGANMPTTEEATEVLQKAGVMFAPGKASNAGGVAISGLEMSQNAARLAWCAEEVDSRLHDIMSSIHASCVKYGEQDGKVNYVNGANIAGFVKVADAMLALGIV from the coding sequence ATGTCCTCGTTCAATCTCCAGTATACGTCTGTGAACGACTTCATCGAGAAGTGCGTCCTTTCCCGAGACCCACATCAGCCTGAGTTTACGCAGGCTGTTCGAGAGGTGATGACGTCTCTGTGGCCGTTCCTGCAGAAGAACCCCAAGTACGCTAAAGATGGCCTGCTGGAGCGCCTTGTGGAGCCAGAGCGCTTGATTCAGTTCCGCGTGCCGTGGGTGGATGACAAAGGTGTCACCCACGTTAACCGCGCCTTCCGCGTTCAGTTCAACTCGGCCATTGGCCCCTACAAGGGCGGCATGCGCTTTCACCCCTCTGTCAACCTCTCTATTCTGAAGTTCCTCGCCTTCGAGCAAACCTTTAAGAACTCACTGACAACACTGCCCATGGGTGGCGGCAAGGGTGGGTCTGACTTTGACCCCAAGGGCAAGAGCGACCAGGAGGTGATGCGCTTCTGCCAGTCGCTCGTCACGGAACTCTACCGCCACATCGGCGCTGACACCGACGTGCCGGCTGGCGACATCGGCGTCGGTAGTCGCGAAGTGGGCTACATGAACGGCATGTACTGGAAGCTACGGAACACGAACGAGTGCACCTTTACTGGCAAGGGCCTCTCCTACCAGGGCAGTGAGATCCGCCCTGAGGCTACGGGGTACGGCCTCGTGTACTTTGCGCAGGCGATGCTGGAGCGCGTCAACGACTCTCTCAATGGCAAGACGGTCCTCGTGTCGGGCTCCGGCAATGTTGCGCAGTACACCATCATGAAGTGTATTGAGCTCAACGCTAGGGTGGTAACAGCCTCCGACTCGAAGGGCTACATCCACGATCCATGCGGCTTCGACAAGGAGAAGTTAGTGAAGCTGATGAGGGTGAAAAATGAGTGTCGTGGTACGTTGGAGGAATACGCGAAGGAGGTAGGAGTCAGTTACGTGCCAGGAAAGCGCCCGTGGTGCGTCAAGGCCGACATCGCCCTGCCGTGCGCCACGCAGAATGAGATCGAGGCAGCCGACGCCAAAACGATGGTGGCGAACGGCGTGAAGTTAGTCGCTGAGGGTGCAAACATGCCGACGACGGAAGAGGCTACGGAGGTCTTACAGAAGGCAGGCGTGATGTTCGCCCCTGGCAAGGCCTCCAACGCTGGTGGCGTGGCCATCTCCGGACTTGAAATGTCACAGAACGCGGCTCGCCTGGCATGGTGTGCCGAAGAGGTCGACAGCCGTCTGCACGACATCATGTCCAGCATCCATGCCTCGTGCGTGAAGTACGGCGAGCAGGATGGCAAGGTTAACTACGTGAACGGCGCCAACATCGCTGGGTTCGTGAAGGTAGCGGATGCCATGCTGGCTCTCGGCATCGTGTAG
- a CDS encoding putative sodium/sulphate symporter, with product MKFGKRLQDEIVLEWADYYVSYKRLKQFIHNSELRGCEFSDELFNIITEELAKAEGLFQQLMTDLQEEHDRLMKMNPGHPVAPERKLRRFYRRKKGDSANDEAPNEETGLVSTATSSVCDPSVLDEEVVPRPQHTGLGALFKHLFLLLIGDSQVKEVESNTPRALFLEWHSNAHQLQHFAELNLEAIRKSAKKLKKHRRMEDDFTAAIEVELARSRLVTLMPRLRNLLSDVSVDFERKFKVPLDQYANVAMSQEWHARWRYIFLGAVLFLLVQQLPVLTEEPAAHNCLTLFVLITTLWITEAIPFFCTAMLIPLFAVPLRIVMDPATHQSATASLASQIILGKVFNHVQILVMGGLTIAKAFSRTNLEMYAASMLHRWTAHRPSLYLLGVMLSSCLLCAFMSNVAAPLLVLGVVQRTLWEFPEGTKAPHGILLGLAFSCNIGGMLSPIASPQNAVAISALGFYNVSFAQWVTVALPVVLFSVVAAWAIVLIVWEPFAAVPYIPLQVVNTAAEEQVSSATRVVVLVVSAITITLWILPANLFFGDTGIVALIPIVVFFGIGILSKDDFNTLSWHLMFLLAGGNMLGLCAHDSRLLDIIAMSMKSTLTDSPPYLTLLAVLIAVSIITTFVSHTVAAMILLPIIVKIGFLMPQSTGIMAVTPQSMVMLTALMCSGAMAFPISSFPNVNSLLAEDSKGKLYLRAKDFLVCGTAITLVFMVCLATWMVPLTNYVLPANH from the coding sequence ATGAAGTTCGGAAAGCGCCTGCAGGATGAAATTGTGCTGGAGTGGGCTGACTACTATGTCAGCTACAAGCGACTCAAACAGTTTATCCATAACTCTGAGCTGCGCGGCTGCGAGTTCAGCGATGAGCTCTTCAACATCATAACAGAGGAACTCGCGAAGGCAGAGGGTCTCTTTCAGCAACTCATGACGgacctgcaggaggagcacgACAGGCTCATGAAGATGAATCCAGGCCACCCCGTGGCCCCGGAGAGGAAGCTGCGCAGGTTCTACCGCCGCAAGAAAGGCGACAGCGCGAACGACGAGGCACCAAACGAGGAGACAGGGCTTGTGAGTACTGCCACCAGCTCTGTATGTGACCCCTCAGTGCTGGACgaagaggtggtgccgcgcCCCCAGCACACCGGCCTTGGCGCTCTCTTCAAGCAtctttttttgctgctgATTGGTGACTCACAGGTGAAGGAGGTAGAGAGCAACACGCCGAGAGCTCTCTTCCTCGAGTGGCACTCTAACGCgcatcagctgcagcacttTGCGGAGCTAAACCTCGAGGCTATCCGGAAGTCTGCCAAGAAGCTGAAGAAGCACCGCCGCATGGAAGACGACTTCACGGCCGCCATCGAGGTGGAGCTCGCCCGCTCGCGGCTAGTCACTCTTATGCCGCGTCTGCGCAACCTCTTGTCGGACGTAAGCGTGGATTTTGAACGCAAGTTCAAGGTACCGCTGGACCAGTACGCCAACGTGGCTATGTCGCAAGAGTGGCATGCGAGGTGGCGCTACATCTTCCTCGGGGCTGTGCTGTTtctgctggtgcagcagctcccgGTGCTGACGGAGGAGCCTGCGGCACACAACTGCCTGACGCTTTTCGTGCTCATCACCACACTGTGGATCACCGAGGCGATTCCGTTCTTCTGCACGGCCATGCTTATTCCACTCTTCGCTGTTCCGCTGCGCATCGTCATGGACCCAGCGACGCACCAGAGTGCGACAGCGTCGCTGGCGTCGCAGATCATCTTGGGTAAAGTCTTTAATCATGTCCAGATTCTCGTCATGGGCGGCCTCACCATCGCCAAGGCGTTCTCACGTACCAACCTGGAGATGTACGCTGCGAGCATGCTGCACCGGTGGACAGCCCACCGCCCCTCGCTGTATTTGCTTGGTGTGATGCTTTCCAGCTGCCTCTTGTGCGCCTTCATGTCGAATGTGGCGGCCCCGCTGCTGGTACTCGGAGTGGTGCAGCGCACGCTTTGGGAGTTTCCCGAGGGAACGAAGGCGCCGCACGGCATCCTGCTGGGCCTTGCCTTCTCGTGCAACATCGGTGGCATGCTCTCCCCTATCGCTTCTCCGCAGAACGCTGTTGCCATCTCAGCGCTGGGCTTCTACAACGTATCCTTTGCGCAGTGGGTCACTGTGGCCCTGCCGGTCGTGCTGTTCAGTGTGGTCGCCGCGTGGGCCATTGTGTTGATTGTATGGGAGCCATTTGCCGCTGTCCCGTACATCCCCCTGCAGGTTGTGAACAccgcggcggaggagcaggtgtCTTCCGCGAcgcgtgtggtggtgctggtaGTGTCGGCCATCACGATAACGCTCTGGATTCTGCCGGCAAATCTTTTCTTCGGCGACACCGGCATCGTGGCTCTCATCCCGATTGTCGTGTTCTTTGGCATCGGCATATTGTCCAAGGATGATTTCAACACGCTCTCCTGGCACCTAATGTTTTTACTTGCTGGTGGCAACATGCTGGGGCTGTGCGCTCACGACTCCCGCTTACTTGATATCATCGCCATGAGCATGAAGTCCACCCTAACAGACTCGCCGCCGTACCTGACACTTTTGGCGGTGCTTATCGCTGTGAGCATTATTACGACATTTGTGTCGCACACGGTGGCGGCTATGATCCTGCTACCCATCATTGTGAAGATTGGCTTCCTCATGCCCCAGTCCACAGGTATCATGGCCGTCACACCACAGTCGATGGTAATGCTGACCGCTTTGATGTGCTCTGGTGCCATGGCGTTTCCTATCAGCTCCTTCCCCAACGTGAACTCGCTTCTAGCCGAAGACTCGAAGGGTAAGCTGTATCTGCGAGCGAAGGACTTCCTCGTTTGTGGCACAGCGATCACGCTAGTATTCATGGTATGTCTTGCGACGTGGATGGTGCCCCTTACCAACTATGTGCTTCCTGCTAATCATTGA
- a CDS encoding putative U5 snRNP-specific 40 kDa protein codes for MALAVTSSSAPSGRAEVVYWNLHGHSEDVVCAATHGRVCATGDVDGVVLLWRFAKAAPEHVCSMNTGGPAAVDAAWSSATTLLVAQGDGCATVWDVEKGARLRTISRYAVKGRCEWPVVNCVAVTTQDSFVFGGDDGYLVTADKRSDRVVVGARVAVPLTSATTAGFSLFIGDVCGTLHWFDIRTGSREVERIVCGSAGITSIVADPTQDRVVTYSMSGTAQMIDTQPFALSSSDRLLGATELGVNERQALLRGAWVPRSDTVVMPSGKGNVVSVFASDIVGGAMRTVHAGRTGSAMNVSVCVEDEYVVCGGDGGEVAAYQW; via the coding sequence ATGGCGCTAGCTGTGACTTCGTCGTCTGCCCCGTCTGGCAGGGCGGAGGTGGTGTACTGGAATCTGCACGGCCACTCCGAAGATGTCGTGTGTGCCGCCACGCATGGCCGTGTGTGCGCCACCGGCGACGTCGACGGAGTGGTGTTGCTGTGGCGCTTTGCTAAGGCGGCGCCAGAGCACGTCTGCTCCATGAACACGGGTGGACCTGCAGCAGTAGATGCAGCGTGGAGTAGTGCCACAACGCTGCTGGTTGCTCAAGGAGACGGATGTGCCACTGTCTGGGATGTCGAGAAAGGTGCACGGTTGCGCACCATCTCTAGGTATGCCGTCAAGGGTCGGTGTGAGTGGCCGGTGGTCAACTGCGTGGCGGTGACGACGCAAGACTCCTTTGTGTTtggcggcgatgacggcTACCTTGTCACAGCGGACAAGCGAAGCGATAGGGTCGTGGTGGGTGCACGTGTCGCTGTTCCCCTCACCAGCGCCACAACTGCCGGCTTCTCTCTATTTATCGGAGACGTGTGTGGGACACTGCACTGGTTCGACATCCGGACGGGGTcgagggaggtggagcgcaTTGTTTGTGGCTCTGCAGGGATCACCAGTATTGTGGCAGACCCTACTCAGGATCGGGTGGTAACGTACTCCATGAGTGGGACGGCGCAGATGATTGATACACAGCCCTTTGCATTGTCATCATCGGATCGCCTCCTAGGTGCGACAGAGCTGGGCGTGAATGAGCGCCAGGCGCTGTTGCGTGGTGCATGGGTACCGCGTTCTGACACTGTTGTAATGCCAAGCGGTAAGGGCAATGTCGTGTCCGTCTTCGCGAGTGACATCGTGGGAGGTGCTATGCGTACGGTGCACGCAGGCCGCACTGGGTCTGCGATGAACGTGAGTGTCTGCGTGGAAGATGAGTACGTAGTCTGCggaggcgatggtggtgaGGTGGCGGCGTACCAGTGGTAG